From one Solea solea chromosome 15, fSolSol10.1, whole genome shotgun sequence genomic stretch:
- the vit gene encoding vitrin isoform X3, translated as MIRASITAICLVLLLSCACRAKPNGSKTKKPKQVVPDIECDVRAGKINLPEFIAKCPAQCKETKQQVYGTGVFASISSICNAAIHSGVITNTGGKVIVRKMAGQNIYKGSNSNGVRSLSLPKWRESFVVSVGKPKKGVIYPSTLDYVPSRPTYVKTSQREAKSPAVTTALPTTTAPAPTTTTTPEPTTTTTTTPVPTTTTTTTTTPPPTTTKARAAVHKVRDAGLRRPEPGSANRRQLSSPAGPAFNRVQPGPPERTATMRESNPTLSRRDWAHASFPRPDWFTGARRPSDVSHAGPDAGYTWSETDTPEISARDHRPDMSEYERWYYNFGPHPPRAPDSETIRKMPVDTTQTRVEPVDAWKPEANIYESGFGVREQEPPPRASEPSPQGDPNCKVDLVFLMDGSWSIGKRRFKIQKDFLSDVAQTINVGVNGPMMGIIQYGDDPMTEISLKTYSSSREVKSAIGKIVQKGGLSNVGKALSYIDKHYFSDANGNRGGAPNVAVVLVDGWPTDKVEEASRLARESGINIFFVTIEGPDESERQNLVEANFVDKAVCRTNGYYSLPVTSWFALRKTVQPLVKRVCDTDRLMCSKTCLNANDIAFVIDGSSSVGTGNFRTVLQFVANVTREFEISDTDTRVGAVQYTYEQRLEFAFGQYNNKAELLNAIKRINYWSGGTSTGAAITYAAEQLFSKSKPNKRKVMIVITDGRSYDDVRAPALAVHRQGVIAYSIGIAWAAQDELDYIATDPDKEHSFFVDEFDSLYKFVPKIIHNICQEYNSQPRN; from the exons ATGATCAGGGCATCAATCACTGCCATTTGCCTCG tgctcctcctctcctgtgctTGCCGGGCCAAGCCCAACGGATCAAAGACCAAGAAACCAAAGCAAG TTGTTCCAGACATAGAGTGTGATGTCAGGGCCGGAAAGATCAACCTCCCTGAGTTCATCGCCAAGTGTCCTGCACAATGCAAAGAGACAAAGCAGCAAGTCTACGGGACAGGCGTGTTCGCCTCCATCTCCAGCATCTGCAACGCTGCCATCCACAG CGGCGTCATCACAAACACGGGAGGAAAGGTGATTGTGAGGAAGATGGCCGGGCAGAATATTTATAAAGGCAGCAACTCCAATGGGGTGCGATCACTGTCTCTCCCAAAATGGAGGGAGTCATTTGTTGTTTCAG tgggGAAGCCTAAGAAAGGAGTCATCTATCCTTCTACACTGGACTATGTGCCTTCAAGACCAACCTATGTGAAAACAA GTCAAAGGGAGGCCAAATCCCCTGCGGTGACGACAGCACTGCCCACGACAACTGCACCTGCacccaccacaactacaacgccTGAACCCACCACCACAACTACCACCACACCCGtgccaaccaccaccaccaccaccaccaccacaccgcCACCCACGACCACCAAAGCCCGAGCTGCTGTGCACAAAGTCAGGGACGCAG GTCTGCGGAGACCAGAGCCGGGGTCTGCAAACAGAAGGCAGCTATCCTCTCCAGCTGGTCCAG CTTTTAACAGGGTTCAACCAGGCCCACCCGAGCGGACTGCGACCATGAGGGAGTCAAACCCCA CTCTTTCCAGAAGGGACTGGGCGCACGCCTCCTTCCCTCGTCCCGATTGGTTCACTGGAGCTCGAAGACCATCAG ACGTTAGTCATGCGGGTCCAGACGCAGGATACACGTGGAGCGAGACAGACACACCTGAGATAAGCG CTCGGGATCACAGGCCTGATATGTCTGAGTATGAGCGCTGGTATTATAACTTTGGACCGCACC CTCCACGAGCCCCTGATTCAGAGACCATCCGAAAGATGCCAGTGGACACAACCCAAACTCGAg TGGAGCCAGTGGATGCCTGGAAACCAGAAGCAAACATTTATGAATCAG gCTTTGGCGTGAGGGAGCAAGAGCCTCCACCTCGAGCATCTGAGCCTTCGCCACAGGGAGACCCAA ATTGTAAAGTGGACCTGGTCTTCCTGATGGACGGCAGCTGGAGCATTGGGAAGCGGCGTTTTAAGATCCAGAAGGACTTCCTGTCTGATGTGGCTCAGACCATCAACGTGGGTGTAAATGGACCCATGATGGGCATCATCCAATACGG GGACGACCCCATGACCGAGATCAGTCTGAAGACGTACTCCAGCTCCAGAGAGGTGAAGTCAGCCATAGGCAAGATTGTGCAGAAGGGAGGACTTTCAAATGTGG GGAAGGCCCTCTCCTACATCGATAAGCACTACTTCAGCGATGCCAATGGAAACCGAGGAGGAGCTCCTAACGTGGCTGTGGTGCTGGTGGACGGCTGGCCCACGGACAAGGTGGAGGAGGCGTCTCGACTCGCCCGTGAGTCTGGCATCAACATATTCTTCGTCACCATTGAGGGCCCTGATGAGAGTGAGAGACAAAACCTGGTTGAGGCAAACTTTGTAGACAAG GCCGTGTGTCGGACCAACGGCTACTACTCCCTGCCCGTGACCAGCTGGTTTGCCCTGAGGAAGACCGTGCAGCCCCTGGTGAAGCGAGTCTGCGACACAGACCGCCTGATGTGCAGCAAAACCTGCCTCAACGCCAATGACATCGCCTTCGTCATTGATGGATCCAGCAGCGTGGGAACGGGCAACTTCCGCACGGTGCTGCAGTTTGTCGCCAACGTCACGCGGGAGTTTGAGATCTCCGACACGGACACGCGAGTCGGCGCCGTGCAGTACACCTACGAGCAAAGGCTGGAGTTCGCCTTCGGACAGTACAACAACAAGGCAGAGTTGCTGAATGCCATCAAACGCATCAACTACTGGAGTGGCGGGACCAGCACTGGTGCCGCCATCACCTACGCCGCAGAGCAGCTCTTCAGCAAATCCAAACCCAACAAGCGCAAGGTCATGATTGTCATCACGGACGGTCGCTCCTACGATGACGTCAGGGCTCCTGCACTGGCCGTGCATCGCCAAG GTGTGATCGCGTACTCCATCGGCATCGCCTGGGCAGCCCAGGACGAGCTGGACTACATCGCCACAGACCCCGACAAGGAGCACTCCTTCTTTGTGGATGAGTTTGACAGCCTCTACAAGTTTGTGCCCAAGATCATCCACAACATCTGCCAGGAGTACAATTCACAGCCCAGGAACTGA
- the vit gene encoding vitrin isoform X2, whose protein sequence is MIRASITAICLVLLLSCACRAKPNGSKTKKPKQVVPDIECDVRAGKINLPEFIAKCPAQCKETKQQVYGTGVFASISSICNAAIHSGVITNTGGKVIVRKMAGQNIYKGSNSNGVRSLSLPKWRESFVVSVGKPKKGVIYPSTLDYVPSRPTYVKTSQREAKSPAVTTALPTTTAPAPTTTTTPEPTTTTTTTPVPTTTTTTTTTPPPTTTKARAAVHKVRDAGSSHPYLASVAAASSRKTQTVQGKSPSQVLRGGAYPSRFPQRTSAGLRRPEPGSANRRQLSSPAGPAFNRVQPGPPERTATMRESNPTLSRRDWAHASFPRPDWFTGARRPSDVSHAGPDAGYTWSETDTPEISAPRAPDSETIRKMPVDTTQTRVEPVDAWKPEANIYESGFGVREQEPPPRASEPSPQGDPNCKVDLVFLMDGSWSIGKRRFKIQKDFLSDVAQTINVGVNGPMMGIIQYGDDPMTEISLKTYSSSREVKSAIGKIVQKGGLSNVGKALSYIDKHYFSDANGNRGGAPNVAVVLVDGWPTDKVEEASRLARESGINIFFVTIEGPDESERQNLVEANFVDKAVCRTNGYYSLPVTSWFALRKTVQPLVKRVCDTDRLMCSKTCLNANDIAFVIDGSSSVGTGNFRTVLQFVANVTREFEISDTDTRVGAVQYTYEQRLEFAFGQYNNKAELLNAIKRINYWSGGTSTGAAITYAAEQLFSKSKPNKRKVMIVITDGRSYDDVRAPALAVHRQGVIAYSIGIAWAAQDELDYIATDPDKEHSFFVDEFDSLYKFVPKIIHNICQEYNSQPRN, encoded by the exons ATGATCAGGGCATCAATCACTGCCATTTGCCTCG tgctcctcctctcctgtgctTGCCGGGCCAAGCCCAACGGATCAAAGACCAAGAAACCAAAGCAAG TTGTTCCAGACATAGAGTGTGATGTCAGGGCCGGAAAGATCAACCTCCCTGAGTTCATCGCCAAGTGTCCTGCACAATGCAAAGAGACAAAGCAGCAAGTCTACGGGACAGGCGTGTTCGCCTCCATCTCCAGCATCTGCAACGCTGCCATCCACAG CGGCGTCATCACAAACACGGGAGGAAAGGTGATTGTGAGGAAGATGGCCGGGCAGAATATTTATAAAGGCAGCAACTCCAATGGGGTGCGATCACTGTCTCTCCCAAAATGGAGGGAGTCATTTGTTGTTTCAG tgggGAAGCCTAAGAAAGGAGTCATCTATCCTTCTACACTGGACTATGTGCCTTCAAGACCAACCTATGTGAAAACAA GTCAAAGGGAGGCCAAATCCCCTGCGGTGACGACAGCACTGCCCACGACAACTGCACCTGCacccaccacaactacaacgccTGAACCCACCACCACAACTACCACCACACCCGtgccaaccaccaccaccaccaccaccaccacaccgcCACCCACGACCACCAAAGCCCGAGCTGCTGTGCACAAAGTCAGGGACGCAG GCAGCAGTCACCCATACCTTGCCTCTGTGGCAGCCGCGAGCTCAA GGAAGACACAAACTGTGCAAGGAAAGAGTCCCAGCCAAG TACTCAGAGGAGGTGCCTATCCGAGTAGATTTCCACAGCGTACCAGTGCAG GTCTGCGGAGACCAGAGCCGGGGTCTGCAAACAGAAGGCAGCTATCCTCTCCAGCTGGTCCAG CTTTTAACAGGGTTCAACCAGGCCCACCCGAGCGGACTGCGACCATGAGGGAGTCAAACCCCA CTCTTTCCAGAAGGGACTGGGCGCACGCCTCCTTCCCTCGTCCCGATTGGTTCACTGGAGCTCGAAGACCATCAG ACGTTAGTCATGCGGGTCCAGACGCAGGATACACGTGGAGCGAGACAGACACACCTGAGATAAGCG CTCCACGAGCCCCTGATTCAGAGACCATCCGAAAGATGCCAGTGGACACAACCCAAACTCGAg TGGAGCCAGTGGATGCCTGGAAACCAGAAGCAAACATTTATGAATCAG gCTTTGGCGTGAGGGAGCAAGAGCCTCCACCTCGAGCATCTGAGCCTTCGCCACAGGGAGACCCAA ATTGTAAAGTGGACCTGGTCTTCCTGATGGACGGCAGCTGGAGCATTGGGAAGCGGCGTTTTAAGATCCAGAAGGACTTCCTGTCTGATGTGGCTCAGACCATCAACGTGGGTGTAAATGGACCCATGATGGGCATCATCCAATACGG GGACGACCCCATGACCGAGATCAGTCTGAAGACGTACTCCAGCTCCAGAGAGGTGAAGTCAGCCATAGGCAAGATTGTGCAGAAGGGAGGACTTTCAAATGTGG GGAAGGCCCTCTCCTACATCGATAAGCACTACTTCAGCGATGCCAATGGAAACCGAGGAGGAGCTCCTAACGTGGCTGTGGTGCTGGTGGACGGCTGGCCCACGGACAAGGTGGAGGAGGCGTCTCGACTCGCCCGTGAGTCTGGCATCAACATATTCTTCGTCACCATTGAGGGCCCTGATGAGAGTGAGAGACAAAACCTGGTTGAGGCAAACTTTGTAGACAAG GCCGTGTGTCGGACCAACGGCTACTACTCCCTGCCCGTGACCAGCTGGTTTGCCCTGAGGAAGACCGTGCAGCCCCTGGTGAAGCGAGTCTGCGACACAGACCGCCTGATGTGCAGCAAAACCTGCCTCAACGCCAATGACATCGCCTTCGTCATTGATGGATCCAGCAGCGTGGGAACGGGCAACTTCCGCACGGTGCTGCAGTTTGTCGCCAACGTCACGCGGGAGTTTGAGATCTCCGACACGGACACGCGAGTCGGCGCCGTGCAGTACACCTACGAGCAAAGGCTGGAGTTCGCCTTCGGACAGTACAACAACAAGGCAGAGTTGCTGAATGCCATCAAACGCATCAACTACTGGAGTGGCGGGACCAGCACTGGTGCCGCCATCACCTACGCCGCAGAGCAGCTCTTCAGCAAATCCAAACCCAACAAGCGCAAGGTCATGATTGTCATCACGGACGGTCGCTCCTACGATGACGTCAGGGCTCCTGCACTGGCCGTGCATCGCCAAG GTGTGATCGCGTACTCCATCGGCATCGCCTGGGCAGCCCAGGACGAGCTGGACTACATCGCCACAGACCCCGACAAGGAGCACTCCTTCTTTGTGGATGAGTTTGACAGCCTCTACAAGTTTGTGCCCAAGATCATCCACAACATCTGCCAGGAGTACAATTCACAGCCCAGGAACTGA
- the vit gene encoding vitrin isoform X1 — MIRASITAICLVLLLSCACRAKPNGSKTKKPKQVVPDIECDVRAGKINLPEFIAKCPAQCKETKQQVYGTGVFASISSICNAAIHSGVITNTGGKVIVRKMAGQNIYKGSNSNGVRSLSLPKWRESFVVSVGKPKKGVIYPSTLDYVPSRPTYVKTSQREAKSPAVTTALPTTTAPAPTTTTTPEPTTTTTTTPVPTTTTTTTTTPPPTTTKARAAVHKVRDAGSSHPYLASVAAASSRKTQTVQGKSPSQVLRGGAYPSRFPQRTSAGLRRPEPGSANRRQLSSPAGPAFNRVQPGPPERTATMRESNPTLSRRDWAHASFPRPDWFTGARRPSDVSHAGPDAGYTWSETDTPEISARDHRPDMSEYERWYYNFGPHPPRAPDSETIRKMPVDTTQTRVEPVDAWKPEANIYESGFGVREQEPPPRASEPSPQGDPNCKVDLVFLMDGSWSIGKRRFKIQKDFLSDVAQTINVGVNGPMMGIIQYGDDPMTEISLKTYSSSREVKSAIGKIVQKGGLSNVGKALSYIDKHYFSDANGNRGGAPNVAVVLVDGWPTDKVEEASRLARESGINIFFVTIEGPDESERQNLVEANFVDKAVCRTNGYYSLPVTSWFALRKTVQPLVKRVCDTDRLMCSKTCLNANDIAFVIDGSSSVGTGNFRTVLQFVANVTREFEISDTDTRVGAVQYTYEQRLEFAFGQYNNKAELLNAIKRINYWSGGTSTGAAITYAAEQLFSKSKPNKRKVMIVITDGRSYDDVRAPALAVHRQGVIAYSIGIAWAAQDELDYIATDPDKEHSFFVDEFDSLYKFVPKIIHNICQEYNSQPRN; from the exons ATGATCAGGGCATCAATCACTGCCATTTGCCTCG tgctcctcctctcctgtgctTGCCGGGCCAAGCCCAACGGATCAAAGACCAAGAAACCAAAGCAAG TTGTTCCAGACATAGAGTGTGATGTCAGGGCCGGAAAGATCAACCTCCCTGAGTTCATCGCCAAGTGTCCTGCACAATGCAAAGAGACAAAGCAGCAAGTCTACGGGACAGGCGTGTTCGCCTCCATCTCCAGCATCTGCAACGCTGCCATCCACAG CGGCGTCATCACAAACACGGGAGGAAAGGTGATTGTGAGGAAGATGGCCGGGCAGAATATTTATAAAGGCAGCAACTCCAATGGGGTGCGATCACTGTCTCTCCCAAAATGGAGGGAGTCATTTGTTGTTTCAG tgggGAAGCCTAAGAAAGGAGTCATCTATCCTTCTACACTGGACTATGTGCCTTCAAGACCAACCTATGTGAAAACAA GTCAAAGGGAGGCCAAATCCCCTGCGGTGACGACAGCACTGCCCACGACAACTGCACCTGCacccaccacaactacaacgccTGAACCCACCACCACAACTACCACCACACCCGtgccaaccaccaccaccaccaccaccaccacaccgcCACCCACGACCACCAAAGCCCGAGCTGCTGTGCACAAAGTCAGGGACGCAG GCAGCAGTCACCCATACCTTGCCTCTGTGGCAGCCGCGAGCTCAA GGAAGACACAAACTGTGCAAGGAAAGAGTCCCAGCCAAG TACTCAGAGGAGGTGCCTATCCGAGTAGATTTCCACAGCGTACCAGTGCAG GTCTGCGGAGACCAGAGCCGGGGTCTGCAAACAGAAGGCAGCTATCCTCTCCAGCTGGTCCAG CTTTTAACAGGGTTCAACCAGGCCCACCCGAGCGGACTGCGACCATGAGGGAGTCAAACCCCA CTCTTTCCAGAAGGGACTGGGCGCACGCCTCCTTCCCTCGTCCCGATTGGTTCACTGGAGCTCGAAGACCATCAG ACGTTAGTCATGCGGGTCCAGACGCAGGATACACGTGGAGCGAGACAGACACACCTGAGATAAGCG CTCGGGATCACAGGCCTGATATGTCTGAGTATGAGCGCTGGTATTATAACTTTGGACCGCACC CTCCACGAGCCCCTGATTCAGAGACCATCCGAAAGATGCCAGTGGACACAACCCAAACTCGAg TGGAGCCAGTGGATGCCTGGAAACCAGAAGCAAACATTTATGAATCAG gCTTTGGCGTGAGGGAGCAAGAGCCTCCACCTCGAGCATCTGAGCCTTCGCCACAGGGAGACCCAA ATTGTAAAGTGGACCTGGTCTTCCTGATGGACGGCAGCTGGAGCATTGGGAAGCGGCGTTTTAAGATCCAGAAGGACTTCCTGTCTGATGTGGCTCAGACCATCAACGTGGGTGTAAATGGACCCATGATGGGCATCATCCAATACGG GGACGACCCCATGACCGAGATCAGTCTGAAGACGTACTCCAGCTCCAGAGAGGTGAAGTCAGCCATAGGCAAGATTGTGCAGAAGGGAGGACTTTCAAATGTGG GGAAGGCCCTCTCCTACATCGATAAGCACTACTTCAGCGATGCCAATGGAAACCGAGGAGGAGCTCCTAACGTGGCTGTGGTGCTGGTGGACGGCTGGCCCACGGACAAGGTGGAGGAGGCGTCTCGACTCGCCCGTGAGTCTGGCATCAACATATTCTTCGTCACCATTGAGGGCCCTGATGAGAGTGAGAGACAAAACCTGGTTGAGGCAAACTTTGTAGACAAG GCCGTGTGTCGGACCAACGGCTACTACTCCCTGCCCGTGACCAGCTGGTTTGCCCTGAGGAAGACCGTGCAGCCCCTGGTGAAGCGAGTCTGCGACACAGACCGCCTGATGTGCAGCAAAACCTGCCTCAACGCCAATGACATCGCCTTCGTCATTGATGGATCCAGCAGCGTGGGAACGGGCAACTTCCGCACGGTGCTGCAGTTTGTCGCCAACGTCACGCGGGAGTTTGAGATCTCCGACACGGACACGCGAGTCGGCGCCGTGCAGTACACCTACGAGCAAAGGCTGGAGTTCGCCTTCGGACAGTACAACAACAAGGCAGAGTTGCTGAATGCCATCAAACGCATCAACTACTGGAGTGGCGGGACCAGCACTGGTGCCGCCATCACCTACGCCGCAGAGCAGCTCTTCAGCAAATCCAAACCCAACAAGCGCAAGGTCATGATTGTCATCACGGACGGTCGCTCCTACGATGACGTCAGGGCTCCTGCACTGGCCGTGCATCGCCAAG GTGTGATCGCGTACTCCATCGGCATCGCCTGGGCAGCCCAGGACGAGCTGGACTACATCGCCACAGACCCCGACAAGGAGCACTCCTTCTTTGTGGATGAGTTTGACAGCCTCTACAAGTTTGTGCCCAAGATCATCCACAACATCTGCCAGGAGTACAATTCACAGCCCAGGAACTGA